Proteins encoded within one genomic window of Pseudorasbora parva isolate DD20220531a chromosome 3, ASM2467924v1, whole genome shotgun sequence:
- the LOC137071652 gene encoding tropomyosin Tod p 1.0102-like — translation MAAALFSLPGFRHQCDKVRYIQEGNHCNQKQFNCNELLQYLSSDLERKKERVSKASEWALEASERALEVAERALGSLGAALGAAERTLEGAERIHEAAERALEGAERALEAAERALEATERALEAAERALEVAERALGSLGAALGAAERTLEGAERIHEAAERALEGAERALEAAERALEAAEWALEASERALEASEQVLEASEWALEAAERALEAAERALGSLGAALGAAERTLEGAERIHEAAERALEGAERALEATERALEAAERALEATERALEAAERALEAAERALEAAERALEAAEQVQPRDL, via the exons atggcggcggctctCTTCTCCCTTCcagggtttcggcaccagtgtgatAAAGTTCGTTATATTCAGGAAGGCAATCACTGCAATCAGAAACAG TTTAACTGCAATGAGCTGCTTCAGTACCTCAGTTCAGACttagagagaaagaaagagagagtcTCCAAG GCGTCGGAGTGGGCTCTGGAGGCGTCGGAGCGGGCTCTTGAGGTGGCGGAGCGGGCTCTGGGCAGCCTGGGTGCGGCTCTGGGAGCAGCGGAGCGGACTCTGGAGGGAGCGGAGCGGATTCATGAGGCTGCGGAGCGGGCTCTTGAGGGGGCGGAGCGGGCTCTTGAGGCGGCGGAGCGGGCTCTTGAGGCGACGGAGCGGGCTCTTGAGGCGGCGGAGCGGGCTCTTGAGGTGGCGGAGCGGGCTCTGGGCAGCCTGGGTGCGGCTCTGGGAGCAGCGGAGCGGACTCTGGAGGGAGCGGAGCGGATTCATGAGGCTGCGGAGCGGGCTCTTGAGGGGGCGGAGCGGGCTCTTGAGGCGGCGGAGCGGGctcttgaggcggcggagtgggCTCTGGAGGCGTCGGAGCGGGCTCTGGAGGCGTCGGAGCAGGTTCTGGAGGCGTCGGAGTGGGCTCTGGAGGCGGCGGAGCGGGCTCTTGAGGCGGCGGAGCGGGCTCTGGGCAGCCTGGGTGCGGCTCTGGGAGCAGCGGAGCGGACTCTGGAGGGAGCGGAGCGGATTCATGAGGCTGCGGAGCGGGCTCTTGAGGGGGCGGAGCGGGCTCTTGAGGCGACGGAGCGGGCTCTTGAGGCGGCGGAGCGGGCTCTTGAGGCGACGGAGCGGGCTCTTGAGGCGGCGGAGCGGGCTCTTGAGGCGGCGGAGCGGGCTCTTGAGGCGGCGGAGCGGGCTCTTGAGGCGGCGGAGCAGGTTCAGCCCAGAGATCTATAA